The following DNA comes from Synergistales bacterium.
GACCCGCTCATCGCCGAGGAGGCGGTGGATGCCCTGGTGCAACACCTCATCCCCAGGGCGCTGCTGGTGACACCCAATATCCCCGAAGCGGAGCGGATGAGCGGCATGGCCCTGGACCGGCCTGACAAGATGGAGGAGGCCGCCCTGGCCATCGCCGACATGGGCCCCCGTGGGGTGCTCCTCAAGGGCGGGCATCTGCCGGGGGAGACCGTGACGGATGTGCTCGTTCTGGAGGGGAAGGCCACCGTGCTGGAGAGTCCCCGGATCGACACCGGCAACACCCACGGCACGGGATGCACCCTGAGCGCCGCCATCGCCGCCGAGCTCGCCGCGGGCTGCGGGGTCAGGGAGGCCGTGGACCGCGGCCGCGCCTATCTCCAGGCGGGGCTGCGCCACGGCTTCCGTCCGGGGCGGGGCTACGGGCCGCCGGGCCACGCGCTCACCATGCCCTGGGTGGAGGAGGTGCGGCCATGACGCTGTCGCCACAGCGGCTGGCCGACTGCTGGGACGCCCTGGACATCCGGCGGCCGCTGCTCTACCACATCACCAACCTCGTGGCCATGAGCGGCCAGGCCCACGCGGCGCTGGCCGTGGGGGCCGCGCCGGTGATGTCCTTCCATCCCGGGGAGGCCGAG
Coding sequences within:
- the thiD gene encoding bifunctional hydroxymethylpyrimidine kinase/phosphomethylpyrimidine kinase codes for the protein MALYRGIALTIAGSDSGGGAGIQADLKTFAALKIFGTTAVTAVTSQNSLGVQDVYNLPAACVAGQIESVCADMAVGAAKTGMLSRPETIAAVRGQVERFGIDSLVVDPVMVAQSGDPLIAEEAVDALVQHLIPRALLVTPNIPEAERMSGMALDRPDKMEEAALAIADMGPRGVLLKGGHLPGETVTDVLVLEGKATVLESPRIDTGNTHGTGCTLSAAIAAELAAGCGVREAVDRGRAYLQAGLRHGFRPGRGYGPPGHALTMPWVEEVRP
- a CDS encoding hydroxyethylthiazole kinase, with the protein product MTLSPQRLADCWDALDIRRPLLYHITNLVAMSGQAHAALAVGAAPVMSFHPGEAEAFPDAADGLLCTIGTPTEESMEAMRRAVVAAGERGIPVVLDPVGYG